The genomic stretch TGTAACAGTCTACAATGGAAGGATGATTGCTTTAGCTCAATCATCAAAGGAGAACTTCCATTATGATTACTATAAAACTTGTGATGAAATAAGTGACTGCATTAATCGGAAGCCATTGTGTGATAAACCTAAAGAAATAGTGCTAGAATGTGGTAGTGGTACAGGAAGCAGGACATTCACTTCACAAAGTGAAGAACCTTTTCAATTAGCTAATGTTACAATAGATACAACTTCTTTTTGTAAGCCTATAGTGAATATTCAGTTTTCAAGTATTGTGAGTTTTGAACTAACGAGTGAAGAGATCATGGGTGGTGAGGCATCTATTCAATTACGCTATGAATTATTTAGAAAATGTGATAATAGAAGAGTTAGTTCATTGGGAGTCTGGGAATTTGAAATGACTAATGAAGAAGGTGATCAGGCACTAAGAACAATAGAAGGTACAGAATCATTTGATTTTACTTTTTGTGAGCATATAACATGTCCCGGTTGCTGTGATTACTTTGTAACGGTTACAGCTATTGAAATAATAGAAGGTCCACAAGTGATAAGTATTGCAACTGTTAGTAATGGTAGAATAGCTGCATTGGCCCAAGAAGGATAGTAGAGTGACTACAAACCTAGAACTTGAAAAAGGAAAAATTAATAGAATATTGGGGTGATAATTTAATGTCTTGTAACCATAGTTATGGAAATCATAAAACTTGTGAACCAGATAGGGGTTGGAACAAGTGTAAAATCAAACACCCTAGACCCCAAAAGATACTACTCGAATGCGGAGAAGGAACTGGAAGCAGAACCTTTACATCATCTGACGATCCTCCCTTTCAATTGGCCCATGTTACTATAGATACCACCTGTTTAAATAGACCAGAAGTTTTAATAAAGTTTTCTAGTATCGTTCGTATGGATAACCTAGCAGTGGATGACCAAGATGGAACAGTTAGATTACAATACGAATTATTTAGAGTATGTAACCATGAAGAGCCAAAATCCCTAGGAATTTGGATGTTTGAAGAAGTTAATGTTGATGAGGGTGGCTTTGAGTGCCAAGAAGAATCATTCAATTTTATCTTTTGTGAATGTACAAACTGTCCTAGATGCTGTGAATATTTTGTAACTGTAACACCAGTTGAAATAACAAATGCTACTGCAATGGTTAGTAATGGAAGAATGGCCGCATTATCTCAACCACTATGTGATTCCTTAAAGGATGGATATAAAAACTGTGACTCAAAATATGATCATATTAAATTCAAAGAAAGACATCCTAGACCGAAAGAAATATTACTTGTATGTGGCCAAGGAAATGGAAGTGTAGTTTTTAGAGATATTTCTCCAGAACCACCAGCTGATATAGCCCATGTTGTTCTTGATACAACAAACTTAAGTAAACCTAAAGTTTTAATAGAGTTTTCAAGTATTATTAAAATTGATGAAGAAGTTAATGATCTTCGATTACAATTTGAATTATTTAGAATGTGTGGAGATGGTGAGCCTTTATCCCGTGGCATTTGGACATTTGAAAGGTCTGGAGTTGATATTGATGATTTAGAATTACAAAAAGCCTTTAGCTTTATATTCTGTGAGTGTGAGGCTCCATCAGACTGCTGTGAATATTTTGTAACAGTAACAGCAATTGAAGTAACAGATAGTGATGATCATGATGCAGTAGTTGATAATGTAAGGATCACTGCCCTTGCCCAATCATCGGGGGATTGTATCTATGAGGATAATTATAAAAAACTAGATGGAAAAAGGGATTGTATTGACTGTAAACCAAAGCACCCTAAGGAGAAAAAAATATTACTTGAATGTGGTGATGGAACTGGAAGCAGAACCTTTACTTCATCAAATGACTCAGCTTTTCAATTAGCCCATGTTAAGTTAGATACAACCTGTCTATGTAAGCCTATGGTTAATATTGAGTTTTCAAGCATTGTGAGTTTTGATGCAATTGCTGAAAATGGGGATGTTCAATTACGATATGAATTATTTAGAGTATGTGACAATAGAAAGCCTATATCAGTAGGTATTTGGTCGGTGGATAGAATGGACTTTGATATCATTTATATTGATAAGTCTACAAACACATTTGATTTTACATTC from Anaeromicrobium sediminis encodes the following:
- a CDS encoding DUF4489 domain-containing protein, whose protein sequence is MSCNHSYGNHKTCEPDRGWNKCKIKHPRPQKILLECGEGTGSRTFTSSDDPPFQLAHVTIDTTCLNRPEVLIKFSSIVRMDNLAVDDQDGTVRLQYELFRVCNHEEPKSLGIWMFEEVNVDEGGFECQEESFNFIFCECTNCPRCCEYFVTVTPVEITNATAMVSNGRMAALSQPLCDSLKDGYKNCDSKYDHIKFKERHPRPKEILLVCGQGNGSVVFRDISPEPPADIAHVVLDTTNLSKPKVLIEFSSIIKIDEEVNDLRLQFELFRMCGDGEPLSRGIWTFERSGVDIDDLELQKAFSFIFCECEAPSDCCEYFVTVTAIEVTDSDDHDAVVDNVRITALAQSSGDCIYEDNYKKLDGKRDCIDCKPKHPKEKKILLECGDGTGSRTFTSSNDSAFQLAHVKLDTTCLCKPMVNIEFSSIVSFDAIAENGDVQLRYELFRVCDNRKPISVGIWSVDRMDFDIIYIDKSTNTFDFTFCDCITCPGCCEYIVTVTPITITEGVITATVSNGRIAALAQDIK